In Candidatus Limnocylindrales bacterium, a single window of DNA contains:
- a CDS encoding alpha/beta fold hydrolase: protein MGTLHHLNGMWVTVEGLNTYYLTRGSGKPVILIHGLSAHSFSWRKNLDPLAKFFHVYALDLKGLGFSDKPLKSDYSPEGMATFVIRFMDTLGIPEAALIGSSMGGMISLTAALKYPSRVTQLVLVASTGYPLPSKLLRKLLETPVLGEILIKFAGKKDLERGLRNCYYDSTQITPEVVEGYYLPYTRDRNLRPQLLMARRFGFHRPSPLENLYNQIQIPTLLIWGREDRIVPVQHAYRFHREIKTSQLVILEKTGHAPQEENAEEFNRIVIDFLLSSGVR, encoded by the coding sequence ATGGGAACCTTGCATCATTTAAATGGCATGTGGGTTACTGTCGAAGGTCTTAATACCTACTACCTGACCCGGGGATCGGGTAAACCCGTTATTCTTATCCATGGCTTATCTGCCCACTCTTTTTCCTGGCGGAAAAACTTAGATCCTTTAGCCAAGTTCTTTCACGTCTATGCTCTGGATTTAAAAGGCCTGGGTTTCTCCGATAAGCCCTTAAAAAGTGATTATTCTCCAGAAGGGATGGCCACTTTTGTTATCCGATTTATGGATACTTTGGGAATCCCGGAGGCAGCCCTTATCGGAAGTTCTATGGGCGGCATGATCAGCCTGACGGCAGCTCTTAAGTATCCTTCTCGGGTTACCCAACTGGTTTTGGTGGCAAGTACCGGGTATCCTCTCCCCTCCAAACTTCTCAGGAAGCTCTTAGAAACTCCTGTTCTGGGAGAGATTTTGATCAAGTTTGCCGGAAAAAAGGACCTGGAGCGCGGTCTTCGAAATTGTTATTATGATTCAACCCAAATTACTCCAGAAGTTGTAGAAGGGTATTACCTGCCCTATACCCGGGATCGAAACCTCAGACCACAACTTTTGATGGCTCGAAGGTTTGGGTTCCACCGGCCCTCTCCCCTGGAAAATTTATATAACCAGATTCAGATTCCCACCCTTCTCATTTGGGGTCGGGAAGATCGGATTGTTCCAGTACAGCATGCTTATCGATTTCATCGGGAGATTAAAACCTCTCAACTGGTTATTCTGGAAAAGACCGGGCATGCCCCCCAGGAAGAGAATGCCGAGGAGTTTAATAGAATAGTAATAGATTTTTTACTCTCGTCGGGTGTTCGTTAG
- the rnr gene encoding ribonuclease R gives MITKTQLLEFMQHASYRPLSLKELIEAFGIDSEERSAFKKLIKELVQEGEIVETREGRYGPPGRMNLVVGYLQGHPSGYGFVIPKEKGVPDLYIRARNLAGAFHGDLVVARVERRERRGRVEGRVIRILKRGHRVLVGTYEAHKGYGFVIPEDPKIPYDVHVEKEDSLGARDGQIVVVEITEYPEQRRNPIGKVIEILGDRNTPRIDEEIVIREYELPVAFSPQALKEAAAIPDRIPRKEITLRRDLRDLLTMTIDGEKAKDFDDAVSIEMLDNGHYRLGVHIADVSYYVREQSTIDREAYQRGTSVYFPDRVIPMLPSKLSDDMCSLVPRKSRLTVSVFMEFTPQGEKVHYDIFESVIRSRYRLTYTLVRQILQEEDPKLLKKYRNLIPSLQRMRDLAQILYEKRIRRGSLDFDLPEPEIILDLQGDIENIVRAERNIAHRIIEEFMIAANETVASHMAWLNFPSIYRIHEKPDPGKLADFEEFVRSLGYNLKGTSNIHPRTLQKFLEQVKGKPLEKLINTLLLRSMKQARYSATNEGHFGLASECYTHFTSPIRRYPDLVVHRMLKKTWEGENYSPERLEELEALLEEMAQHSSMRERIAMDAERDIIAIKKVKFMQDKLGEIYEGVISGVTAYGLFVELKDFYVEGLVHVSSMYDDYYHFQEDSYALIGERTHKVYRLGDEVKVQVVSVNVPKRQIDFLLVAEKQKPTKSDQETLKALPRKRKGRRIEKIIPLEDLLP, from the coding sequence ATGATTACAAAAACGCAACTTCTAGAATTCATGCAACATGCCTCATACCGACCCCTTTCTTTAAAAGAGCTCATAGAGGCCTTCGGGATCGATTCTGAGGAGAGGTCTGCTTTTAAAAAGCTTATCAAAGAACTGGTTCAAGAGGGAGAAATTGTAGAAACCCGTGAAGGTCGTTATGGCCCTCCAGGTCGAATGAACCTGGTGGTGGGGTATCTTCAAGGGCATCCCAGCGGGTATGGATTTGTCATTCCTAAAGAGAAAGGGGTTCCGGATCTTTATATTCGAGCTCGTAACCTGGCCGGGGCTTTCCATGGGGATTTAGTGGTGGCTCGGGTTGAGCGGCGAGAGCGGAGAGGTCGGGTCGAGGGGAGAGTTATTCGAATACTCAAACGCGGACATCGGGTATTGGTGGGAACCTACGAGGCCCACAAGGGATATGGATTCGTCATCCCTGAAGATCCAAAAATTCCCTACGATGTCCACGTAGAAAAAGAGGACAGTCTGGGTGCTCGGGATGGTCAGATAGTTGTGGTGGAGATAACCGAGTATCCGGAACAGCGTCGGAATCCTATCGGGAAGGTTATCGAAATCCTTGGGGATCGAAATACACCCAGAATTGATGAGGAAATTGTAATTCGTGAGTATGAATTACCGGTGGCCTTTAGCCCGCAGGCCTTAAAGGAAGCCGCTGCAATTCCAGATAGAATTCCCAGGAAAGAAATTACCCTTCGTAGAGATTTAAGGGATTTATTAACGATGACTATTGACGGGGAAAAAGCCAAGGATTTTGATGATGCCGTTTCCATAGAGATGCTGGATAACGGTCACTATCGCCTGGGAGTTCATATTGCCGACGTCAGTTACTACGTCCGGGAACAAAGCACCATCGACCGGGAGGCATATCAACGCGGGACGAGTGTTTACTTTCCAGACCGGGTGATTCCCATGTTGCCTTCTAAACTCTCCGATGATATGTGCAGTCTGGTCCCCAGAAAATCCCGACTGACGGTGAGTGTTTTCATGGAATTTACTCCCCAGGGAGAGAAGGTTCATTATGATATTTTTGAGAGTGTCATCCGAAGTCGCTATCGATTGACTTATACCCTTGTCCGACAGATCCTTCAGGAGGAGGATCCGAAACTGCTAAAAAAATATCGAAACCTGATTCCTTCTCTCCAGAGGATGCGAGATCTTGCCCAGATCCTCTATGAAAAGCGTATCCGGCGGGGAAGTCTTGATTTTGATTTACCAGAACCCGAAATTATCCTGGACCTTCAGGGGGATATTGAGAATATTGTCAGGGCCGAACGGAATATAGCCCATCGGATCATTGAAGAATTCATGATTGCAGCCAACGAGACGGTGGCCTCTCACATGGCCTGGTTAAACTTTCCTTCCATCTATCGGATCCACGAAAAACCCGACCCGGGAAAACTCGCCGATTTTGAAGAGTTTGTTCGAAGCCTGGGATACAATCTGAAAGGTACTTCCAACATCCATCCACGGACCCTTCAAAAGTTTTTGGAACAGGTGAAGGGTAAGCCCCTTGAAAAGCTGATAAATACGCTACTTTTAAGATCTATGAAGCAGGCCCGCTATTCGGCTACCAATGAAGGCCATTTTGGACTGGCATCGGAATGTTATACCCATTTTACCTCTCCTATCCGAAGATACCCGGACCTTGTGGTTCATCGTATGTTGAAAAAAACCTGGGAAGGAGAAAATTATTCACCGGAGCGATTGGAAGAACTGGAAGCCTTATTGGAAGAGATGGCCCAACACTCTTCCATGCGAGAACGGATAGCCATGGATGCCGAACGGGATATTATAGCCATTAAAAAGGTTAAGTTCATGCAGGATAAACTGGGAGAAATTTACGAAGGTGTTATTTCTGGTGTAACGGCCTATGGACTTTTCGTGGAACTCAAAGATTTTTACGTGGAAGGGCTCGTCCATGTCAGTTCTATGTATGATGATTATTACCATTTTCAGGAAGATAGTTATGCTCTGATCGGGGAACGGACCCATAAGGTTTATCGGCTGGGGGATGAAGTTAAAGTTCAGGTTGTCTCTGTGAATGTGCCCAAACGTCAAATAGACTTTCTTCTGGTAGCGGAGAAGCAAAAACCGACGAAATCTGACCAGGAAACTCTCAAAGCCCTGCCAAGAAAACGGAAGGGCCGTAGAATTGAGAAAATTATACCCCTTGAGGATTTGCTACCGTAA
- a CDS encoding 3-oxoacyl-ACP reductase family protein: MKFSFNLEGKIAVVTGAGSGIGEDIALKLAKEGSKVVLNGRNIDKLNGVAKKIREMGKEELVVAADVSKEDEVESLFDRVIKTYGRVDFLVNNAGINIPQPLIEMEEKVWDQIMDINVKGAFLCSRAAARQMVKQKFGRIVNISSVAAQKTHPGRAHYGASKAALDSLTRTMALELAPYNIRVNAVAPGLILTPLSEGLLDQATRERFASLKPMGRLGRVEEISYPVLFLLSEGSSFITGQVLIIDGGLSIKLW; this comes from the coding sequence ATGAAATTTTCTTTTAATCTAGAGGGTAAAATCGCCGTAGTTACAGGGGCCGGTTCTGGGATTGGCGAAGACATAGCTCTCAAACTGGCCAAAGAAGGTAGTAAGGTGGTGCTAAACGGACGAAATATAGATAAACTCAATGGGGTGGCAAAGAAAATTCGAGAAATGGGGAAAGAGGAGTTGGTAGTAGCCGCCGATGTTTCCAAAGAAGATGAAGTAGAATCCTTATTTGATCGGGTTATAAAAACCTATGGGCGGGTCGATTTTTTGGTCAATAATGCCGGTATAAACATTCCCCAACCTCTGATTGAAATGGAAGAGAAGGTGTGGGACCAGATTATGGACATCAATGTAAAAGGAGCTTTCCTTTGCTCAAGGGCTGCAGCGCGACAAATGGTCAAGCAAAAATTCGGACGCATTGTAAATATTTCTTCCGTGGCCGCACAGAAAACCCATCCCGGTCGCGCTCACTACGGGGCCTCTAAAGCTGCCTTAGATTCCCTCACCCGAACCATGGCCCTGGAGTTGGCCCCTTATAACATTCGGGTCAACGCCGTTGCACCCGGTCTGATCCTTACTCCTTTAAGTGAAGGACTCCTGGATCAGGCCACTCGAGAACGATTCGCCAGCTTAAAACCCATGGGTAGACTCGGTCGTGTGGAAGAGATTTCCTACCCGGTGTTATTTCTCCTATCCGAGGGGAGCAGTTTTATAACCGGGCAGGTCCTCATCATTGACGGGGGGTTGAGTATTAAGTTGTGGTAA
- the mnmA gene encoding tRNA 2-thiouridine(34) synthase MnmA — translation MINKDTLIAVAMSGGVDSSVAAALLKEQGYNIIGLSMKTTPCEMEEERTERYNSCCSLRHLQDARYVAHMLEIPYQLLDFHKEFQALVIDDFVDQYNRGRTPSPCVVCNEKVKFDLFFRRVREFGAEYVATGHYAKVEYNPQSGRYILRRPKDLDRDQTYFLYGLTQEQLSRAIFPLADYTKPEVREIARKLGLRVADKPDSQELCFVTDKDYRDFLAKKASNHIKPGPIVDRAGNVLGEHRGIQFYTIGQRKGLGIALGKPKYVVALDAETNSVIVGDNEDLFSKSLRVQNTNFISIPTLIEPMSVLVKIRHVHAGSKATIVPGSQDREVEVIFEEPQRAITPGQSAVFYDGDIVVGGGVII, via the coding sequence GTGATAAATAAGGATACCCTGATCGCCGTCGCCATGAGTGGCGGTGTAGATAGCTCGGTGGCCGCAGCCTTGCTCAAGGAGCAGGGGTATAACATCATAGGACTTTCTATGAAAACGACCCCCTGTGAGATGGAAGAGGAGCGGACGGAGCGCTACAACAGTTGTTGTTCCTTGCGACATCTGCAGGATGCTCGATACGTAGCGCACATGTTGGAGATTCCTTATCAGCTCTTGGACTTCCATAAGGAGTTCCAGGCCCTGGTAATTGATGATTTCGTTGATCAGTACAACCGGGGAAGGACACCGAGCCCTTGTGTGGTTTGCAACGAGAAGGTCAAGTTTGATCTTTTCTTCCGACGGGTTCGGGAGTTTGGGGCCGAGTATGTAGCAACGGGTCATTACGCAAAGGTCGAGTATAACCCGCAGTCCGGTCGATATATCTTACGAAGGCCAAAGGATCTGGACAGGGATCAGACTTACTTCTTGTATGGCTTGACTCAAGAACAACTCAGTCGGGCGATTTTCCCCCTGGCAGACTATACGAAGCCTGAGGTTCGAGAGATAGCCCGAAAACTCGGGTTAAGGGTGGCAGATAAGCCGGATAGCCAGGAGCTTTGTTTTGTGACCGATAAGGATTATCGGGACTTCCTGGCTAAGAAGGCTTCCAATCATATCAAGCCGGGTCCCATTGTAGACAGAGCGGGAAACGTTCTGGGCGAGCATCGAGGTATTCAGTTCTACACCATCGGTCAGCGAAAGGGACTCGGAATTGCCCTGGGTAAGCCGAAGTATGTTGTGGCTCTCGATGCCGAGACGAACTCAGTAATAGTTGGAGATAACGAAGATCTTTTCTCGAAGAGTCTGCGGGTACAGAATACTAACTTTATCTCTATTCCAACACTGATAGAGCCCATGTCGGTTTTGGTGAAAATCCGACATGTTCATGCGGGAAGTAAAGCAACCATTGTGCCGGGAAGTCAGGACCGTGAGGTCGAGGTGATCTTTGAGGAACCTCAGCGGGCTATTACTCCAGGGCAGTCTGCAGTCTTTTACGATGGAGATATTGTCGTAGGAGGCGGAGTTATTATTTAA
- a CDS encoding pitrilysin family protein yields the protein MKRYRYSLLAVIFILFIYYPAQAQKLEGRVIEHKLKNGIQVLMLERHEAPVVSFHVLFDVGASDESVGITGIAHMLEHLAFKGTKTIGTTNYEKEKPLLEKLDKIVIQLREERARGEKADPAKIQQLEKEFAETQAEANKYVVTDEFSKILQVNGGVGLNATTSQDSTRYFVSLPANKVELWALLESDRIANLVPREFYSEQDVVLEERRLRTDSSPIGKLFEQFQALAFNAHPYHNPTIGWESDMRNYTREKVEAFYKKYYVPANATIAIVGDINPQEVIELMEKYFGAIPPAPKPPKVVTVEPPQVGEKRIQVELDANPHILIGYHKPDINHPDEAVFDVITSILSEGRTSRFYKNLVEKRIATNVDSFTGFPGDKYPNLFSILATPLTPHTNKEVEEGIYAELEKLKTESVSAEELQKVINNVEASFISSLASNSGLASQLAFFQAITGDWRNLEKHIDRIKAVTPEDIKRVAKQYFIKTNRTVAEIVKREKPQG from the coding sequence ATGAAAAGATATCGCTATTCGTTGCTGGCTGTAATTTTCATCCTGTTTATTTATTACCCGGCGCAGGCTCAAAAGCTGGAGGGCCGGGTTATCGAGCATAAATTGAAAAACGGGATTCAGGTTCTCATGCTAGAGCGACATGAGGCGCCGGTTGTATCTTTCCATGTGCTGTTTGATGTAGGCGCCTCCGATGAAAGTGTGGGCATAACCGGAATTGCCCATATGCTGGAGCATCTGGCCTTTAAGGGGACAAAAACCATTGGAACAACCAATTACGAAAAAGAAAAGCCTCTCCTGGAGAAGTTGGATAAAATTGTCATTCAATTAAGGGAAGAACGTGCCAGGGGAGAAAAGGCAGACCCTGCAAAAATTCAACAACTGGAGAAGGAATTTGCTGAAACCCAGGCGGAGGCCAATAAGTATGTGGTAACCGATGAATTCAGTAAAATTCTTCAAGTCAACGGCGGGGTAGGACTGAATGCAACGACCTCCCAGGATAGTACCCGATATTTTGTCAGCCTTCCGGCCAATAAAGTAGAACTCTGGGCCCTTCTTGAATCGGATCGAATCGCAAACCTGGTACCCCGGGAATTTTACTCGGAACAAGACGTGGTGCTCGAAGAAAGACGGCTTCGGACGGATTCTTCTCCGATTGGAAAACTTTTTGAGCAGTTTCAGGCCCTGGCTTTTAATGCACATCCCTATCATAATCCGACCATTGGATGGGAATCGGATATGCGCAACTATACCCGAGAGAAGGTCGAAGCCTTTTATAAAAAATATTATGTTCCGGCCAACGCAACCATTGCCATCGTCGGGGATATTAACCCTCAGGAAGTCATCGAGTTGATGGAAAAGTATTTTGGGGCCATCCCACCTGCCCCAAAACCTCCTAAAGTCGTCACCGTAGAACCTCCTCAAGTCGGTGAAAAGCGTATCCAGGTCGAATTGGATGCAAATCCCCACATCTTGATCGGTTACCATAAACCGGATATAAATCATCCGGATGAAGCGGTCTTTGATGTGATTACTTCCATCCTCAGTGAGGGTCGTACCTCCCGGTTTTATAAAAACCTGGTGGAAAAGCGCATTGCCACCAATGTTGATAGTTTTACCGGCTTTCCTGGAGATAAGTACCCAAATCTATTCTCAATCCTGGCAACTCCTCTAACTCCCCATACCAACAAGGAAGTCGAGGAAGGAATTTACGCCGAGTTAGAAAAGTTAAAGACCGAATCTGTCAGCGCAGAGGAATTGCAAAAGGTCATCAATAACGTAGAGGCTTCCTTTATCAGCTCCCTGGCTTCCAATAGCGGCCTGGCCAGTCAACTGGCCTTCTTTCAAGCCATAACCGGAGATTGGCGAAATCTCGAGAAACATATTGATCGGATAAAAGCAGTTACCCCTGAGGATATCAAACGGGTTGCTAAACAGTACTTTATCAAAACAAATCGAACGGTTGCCGAAATTGTAAAAAGGGAGAAACCTCAAGGATAA
- a CDS encoding pitrilysin family protein: MQRVTKHFFILLNILLLFSIASPLQAQSYKDLKFKPLEFKPPPVDRVELANGMILFLAEDHELPIVNISAKIRTGGIYEPADKVGLAELTGIVMRTGGTQSRTPEEINEELEFMASTIETSIEDESGSAGLFTLKKNLDKSLEIFADILMHPAFDKDKVELAKAKALEAIRRRNDSPQGIAQREFQKLIYGKTHPLARTTEVETINNISRDDMVDFHKKYFHPNTILLGITGDFNKAEMIEKIEKVFAGWEKVNVDYPEVPPVDTQVKSTIALFDKDINQANIIIGHLGTKITNPDYPALRILDEILGGGGFTSRLYKKVRNDEGLAYGIYSNFEAGLRDYGTFEVVLQTKTESTREAVDAVIDQIKRLTQTEVSDEELQVAKDQYMNSFVFRFDTRSKIVQRKMLYEYYGLPADFLEKFRDKVLNVTKADVLRVAQQYLHPDNLVIMVVGDRSKIEKDLASLGPVTILSKS; encoded by the coding sequence ATGCAAAGAGTAACAAAGCACTTTTTTATTCTATTAAATATCCTCCTTCTTTTCTCTATAGCTTCCCCCCTTCAGGCCCAAAGCTATAAGGACCTTAAGTTCAAGCCTCTGGAGTTTAAGCCACCTCCTGTAGATCGGGTTGAACTGGCAAACGGGATGATTCTCTTTTTAGCTGAAGATCATGAGCTTCCCATTGTGAATATTTCGGCTAAGATTCGAACCGGAGGTATCTATGAACCGGCCGATAAGGTGGGTTTGGCCGAGCTTACAGGGATTGTTATGAGAACGGGAGGAACCCAAAGTCGGACCCCAGAAGAAATCAACGAAGAACTTGAATTTATGGCCAGCACAATTGAAACAAGCATCGAGGATGAATCTGGTTCTGCGGGGCTTTTTACCCTCAAGAAGAATTTAGATAAAAGCCTGGAAATTTTTGCAGATATCCTGATGCATCCGGCCTTCGATAAGGATAAAGTAGAACTGGCTAAAGCCAAGGCACTGGAAGCCATCCGAAGACGAAATGATTCCCCTCAAGGGATTGCTCAGCGCGAGTTTCAAAAATTGATCTATGGAAAGACCCACCCTCTGGCCCGAACCACCGAAGTTGAAACCATTAACAATATCAGCCGTGACGACATGGTAGACTTTCACAAGAAATACTTTCACCCTAATACGATCCTGTTGGGAATTACCGGGGATTTCAACAAAGCCGAGATGATCGAAAAAATAGAAAAAGTCTTTGCCGGATGGGAGAAAGTAAACGTCGACTACCCTGAAGTACCACCGGTCGATACCCAGGTCAAAAGTACCATTGCCCTTTTTGATAAAGATATCAACCAGGCAAATATCATTATAGGGCATTTGGGAACTAAGATTACCAATCCGGATTATCCGGCCCTTCGGATTTTGGACGAAATTTTAGGCGGAGGTGGATTTACCAGCCGACTTTATAAGAAGGTTCGTAATGATGAAGGTCTGGCTTACGGTATTTATTCTAACTTTGAAGCCGGATTGCGAGATTACGGGACTTTTGAAGTAGTTCTTCAAACAAAAACAGAATCTACTCGGGAAGCCGTTGATGCCGTTATCGATCAAATTAAAAGATTAACCCAGACGGAGGTTTCCGATGAAGAGCTTCAGGTAGCTAAAGATCAGTATATGAACTCTTTTGTGTTCAGATTTGACACACGATCGAAAATTGTACAGCGTAAGATGCTCTATGAGTATTATGGGCTTCCCGCCGACTTCTTAGAAAAGTTCCGGGATAAAGTCCTGAATGTAACCAAAGCAGATGTACTTCGAGTTGCTCAACAATATCTTCATCCGGATAATTTGGTGATTATGGTCGTTGGAGATCGTAGTAAGATAGAAAAAGATCTGGCTTCGCTGGGGCCTGTGACTATCCTATCGAAAAGTTAA
- a CDS encoding S9 family peptidase — protein sequence MSEPKLIPRSILFGNPIKTNPQISPDGKRMAYLAPVDNVLNVWVGTVGKEDYKPVTQDRDRGIRIYFWAEDNRHILYLQDVGGNENWRLYAVNLETGGIKELTPFENVQVQIVAHNKHRPHELLIGMNKENPQVHDVYHLNLTSGELRMVAKNPGSVADWVTDVNLKVRGAVVSTPQGGFELMIRENENAEWKRLVTWDPDDSLNSGPVGFSKDGRFIYLKDSRGANASRLVKMEVETGRTEVIVGDPQYDVNTIVIHPDTYEIQMVSFTKARTEWVVLDPSIRDDIEAIRNLHPGDFFLINRDHADAVWLIGFTVDTGAVPFYAFDRKTRKGTFLFYHRPDLNNYTLAPMEPISFKARDGLTIHGYITFPPGKERKNLPMVLQVHGGPWARDMWGFNPEAQWLANRGYICLQVNFRGSTGYGKDFLNAGDREWGAKMQDDLVDAVRWAVEQGFADPKKVAIYGGSYGGYAALVGATFTPDLFRCAIDVVGPSNLITLIKTIPPYWSTFLATFHKRVGNPDTEEEFLKSRSPLFKVDQIKIPILIAQGANDPRVKQSESEQIVAAMKSKGIDYEYLLFPDEGHGFAKPENRIKFYAVAEKFLAKHLGGRFEESTDS from the coding sequence ATGTCAGAACCCAAACTCATTCCCAGATCTATACTTTTCGGAAATCCGATCAAAACCAATCCACAAATCTCACCGGATGGAAAGCGGATGGCTTATCTGGCTCCGGTAGATAATGTGCTCAACGTGTGGGTAGGAACCGTTGGTAAAGAGGATTACAAGCCGGTTACCCAGGACAGAGATCGAGGAATACGGATATATTTTTGGGCAGAGGATAACCGGCATATTTTGTACCTTCAGGATGTGGGAGGGAATGAAAATTGGCGATTATACGCTGTAAATCTTGAAACGGGAGGGATCAAAGAACTTACTCCTTTTGAAAATGTCCAGGTTCAAATTGTAGCCCATAACAAACATCGCCCCCATGAACTTCTCATTGGAATGAACAAGGAAAATCCCCAGGTCCATGACGTATATCACTTGAATTTAACCTCCGGAGAACTGAGGATGGTCGCCAAGAATCCGGGGAGTGTTGCAGATTGGGTAACCGATGTAAATCTAAAAGTACGGGGTGCAGTGGTTTCTACTCCTCAGGGTGGGTTTGAGTTGATGATTCGGGAAAATGAAAATGCCGAATGGAAAAGGCTGGTTACCTGGGATCCGGACGACAGCCTGAACAGTGGTCCTGTGGGATTTTCTAAAGATGGCCGATTTATTTACCTCAAGGATTCTCGAGGTGCCAACGCCAGCCGTCTGGTCAAGATGGAGGTTGAGACCGGTCGTACGGAAGTTATCGTTGGGGATCCTCAATATGATGTAAATACCATAGTCATACATCCGGATACCTATGAAATCCAAATGGTATCTTTCACCAAAGCTCGAACCGAGTGGGTGGTTCTGGATCCATCTATTCGGGACGATATCGAAGCGATCCGCAATCTCCACCCTGGAGACTTTTTCCTGATCAATCGAGACCATGCAGATGCCGTCTGGTTAATAGGGTTCACGGTGGATACAGGAGCCGTCCCCTTTTACGCTTTCGACCGAAAAACCCGAAAAGGGACTTTTCTTTTTTATCATCGGCCCGATCTGAACAACTATACCCTGGCTCCCATGGAACCCATCTCCTTTAAGGCGCGGGATGGGCTAACCATCCATGGATATATAACCTTTCCTCCGGGAAAGGAAAGAAAAAATTTACCCATGGTCCTCCAGGTACATGGAGGACCATGGGCCCGGGATATGTGGGGTTTTAATCCAGAAGCTCAGTGGCTGGCGAACCGGGGATATATTTGCCTGCAGGTCAACTTCCGGGGATCTACCGGTTATGGGAAGGATTTTCTAAACGCCGGAGATCGGGAATGGGGTGCAAAGATGCAAGATGATCTGGTGGACGCCGTGCGTTGGGCTGTTGAACAGGGATTCGCCGATCCGAAAAAAGTAGCTATTTATGGAGGTTCCTATGGGGGATATGCAGCATTGGTCGGCGCTACCTTTACACCGGACCTCTTTCGTTGTGCCATCGATGTGGTTGGGCCCAGCAATCTGATCACACTGATCAAAACGATTCCTCCTTACTGGTCCACCTTTCTGGCGACTTTTCACAAGCGGGTTGGTAATCCGGATACCGAAGAAGAATTTTTGAAGTCCCGTTCTCCCCTCTTCAAAGTTGATCAAATCAAGATACCTATACTTATTGCTCAGGGAGCCAACGATCCTCGGGTCAAACAATCTGAATCTGAACAAATTGTTGCAGCCATGAAAAGTAAGGGCATTGACTACGAGTATCTGCTTTTCCCCGATGAAGGGCACGGCTTTGCCAAACCGGAAAATCGGATCAAGTTCTATGCTGTGGCAGAAAAATTTCTGGCCAAGCATTTAGGGGGACGCTTTGAGGAGTCTACCGATTCATGA